The Bactrocera dorsalis isolate Fly_Bdor chromosome 2, ASM2337382v1, whole genome shotgun sequence region TGGTATTTTGCATACTTCGCCAGAAACGGAGATTCAACTTGCTATTTTGACTGCTTTAAAGTACTTAAAGTGTCGTGGTTGTGAAGTTGAACGGACATCCATGAGTGATTTCAAAAACTCACTCGAAATCTCGTTGGGCAGCATGACATTGTCAGAAGACATTTCTTATTTAATCAACACTTCAAacccaaataaaaaaagagaactTTTAACTGAAATGAGCAAAGCAATATTAGGCAAATCGGAGTACACCAGAGACGCTTTATACTTTGAGTCCATAAGACGTTTTAACGCCGCAATGCAcacagaaaatatattgaaatacaaAGCTGAAGCTGAGGTGCTGAGAACTAAGTTTGCTGTAAGTCTATTAATATTGCCAAATATATGTAGGTCGGTTCATATTGCTTatcgttttcttcttttttagcAAATGCTCGGCAACAATGGCGTTTTCTTTTTTCCTACATTTCCTGTACCAGCACTTCATCATAATTCTTCGATATTGTTTCTTAGTAATGTAGATTATTGTATGATATTTAATATACTTGGCTTTCCGTCTACTCATATACCCATGGGACATGATGATGACGGCTTGCCGGTCGGTTTTCAAGTGGTCGCAGCGCCATACAAGGATAAGCTATGCTTTCAAATTGCTACTGAATTAGAAGCAGGATTTGGAGGTTGGGTTGTGCCCACGCCACATAAACTCGATCCGTTgaaatagaataaataaattctataatatgttttgatgattttacttttaataatgttaaaatttttttgaatttaaaagtagaaattcattttaataattaataaatatgaatatgtttTCGGTTTACATTTTGCGTTtccatttaataaaaaacatataccAACCCCTCTcgtccacaaaataatagtaCTAGCTTTAGAGTTACTTAACTTAAGggtttacatgggtttacgggtttcaaaaaatctaatatttttattgccttaCTAAATTTTGTAACATCTATgaaatattgtcctaaattttcaagctgatctgagtaatagtttcgaagatacagcTTTGTGAACTTGTGCGCTTAAGGCTTGcaaggctaagtgcgccgtctttaaacgcgtttttcgcGAAACTCTGTTTTTGAAGTCGATCTCTGTTTTTGATGTATCCAAAGTTTCCTACAGGAGGTCGCAAACTtcttgacaaacttaatataccctacaATATaccataataatataatatactataataATAGTAAATTGTTGAAACTTggaaaacaaaatcatttctaATTATCTGACCACCTTTGTATGTACTCGTACCATAGCTAAgtacaagcaaaaaataaagttatattAAATTCTGTTAATTAGCCTTTTGCTAATAACCGTAGCTACGCATTTTCGCTATATATCTATTCCACTTTCTCATAAAGATTTTATATACACacttgcaaatatatattaaactGATTTAAAACATAGAACTCTCAACAGCAACACAATGCCTTATAAAAATATGAGAGATCGCTTGCAAATATGCGCATTagtaaatatgcaaaataagaCCGGCTAGTTAATGGCGATATTATTGTAGCGTGTAACGGTCAAGCAAATATGAGCACGAGATTTGCAGTCAGTAGGTTTCGCTCACTCTCGCGAGTCGGTGAAAATCGCGGTCGCAATTGACACAACAAATTCTTAAATTTCATAGAATTTAGTTAGAGACTTACTTTTcgttatttcattattttattgtgcttaaAAGATGGAGTTTTTCCTACGTCTATTGCAATTAATATTCAAGATTCTTTATATGATAGCTTATCCGCTATGGTGCTTCTTTTTACCGCGCAAAGGTCCGTCTACGATTCCGCCGATTCGTGACAGATTATTGACACTTTCGGTGGGCGAAGTGCTGGAATTATACAAACAACGTAAGGTATGAAGAAGGACGTGTatcaaaaacgttaaaaaagatcgtgaaaagtattaaaaatgaaaaatattcaaaaatgttaatttttttttaattggtttgaGGTAAAtcgttaaaattctttataGATCATTTAAAAGCACTGAAAAATACctaagaacaagaaaaaaagtttacttCGGTTGCATCTAAATCGTAATACTCTTCACATTTCTTAAatcataaaagtgtataaaaatatctttgacTTAATTTTgttcggtcaatttgtatgccagctatttGATATAGCGGTCCAATCTGAATAacttcttcggagattgtaccgttgccttggatagtaattggcgccaaatttcttgaagatgtctcttgaaatgaaaaagctttccgtACAAGCACTTGATATCTGTGTTTtagttcgtatgacagctaaatgctataatggttccgacaaatagtttattattagtttatagggtctccgacgtttctttctcaatgttacaaatttcgtagcaaacttaatatgccctgttaagggtataaaaagagaaTTACTTCAATTTCTCTCTTCTGTTCATAGGCAACggtttatgtttttgttattcagTAAAAGGCAATTTATTCTCTTTCTTATTTGCTgcaatatttttactgttattttcttttttcgggTGATTGCACTTCATCTTAAGATGTTGTTTTTTGTCTTgtcattgttattattttcaaggCTGGCAGAATGATGtgatcatttacatatctaTGGTCATatgcaaattaacaaaattctttTCGGAGGAATGGCGAAGAATGCGCTTTGATTGTTCTTCATAGTATGAACAGGGTAATATAAAAAGAAACGTCAACTCGGAATGGCCTTAACGGATATCGGAGAGCAAATAGCTAACCGACcaaagttctttaaaaaaatattttgtatttgtaaaaggtattatagctttggtgcaacgttttttcttattttagtataattttaaagcaaactGTCTAAGCAAAAGTACTAAACCACATTGCCCTATGTTCTACAACCGATCCCTctgcaaaaatcaaaattatttataataatcaCTGATATTAAAGAAAGTTTATAGAACTACAGAATTTCCTATAGGGATAGCTATCATACCAGTTGTCAAAGCATTATGTGCATAAATACAGTATACAGTACATGCTTTGAAAAGACGGCTACCTTCTGCCCAGTAAAAACAGCTGTCTGGTGTGATTTGCGGGCCTAAAACTATTCTGAAGTAGATCTTGTCAAAACAGtgatttccaaatttttggttttctatGTCAAGATCAATTTTAAAAGAACTAAGTAGTTGCAGCAAGACTGTGCTACTAGCTTTACGCAACATGACAGTTTGTTTGACCACTTTTTCTGGGAATGCGTGCTGTCAGGGGTCTATGCTAACATAATAGATATGAATAACGTCTATGCAAACATTCCCCGTCCgcattcaaagtaatcctcaccagatgaaatacatttacatcaacgaattttccagtcctcgaaacatcttacataagcattttttgggatgaccttcagctccttcagagAATTTTTTCTCTCTTCGATCggctgaaaacgggttccatggtgcgacaatttcagtttgtgGAATATGATAAAGACACACGAAgctaaatctggtgaatactgtggttgatcgatggtattcattctGTTttcggctttaaattcggtcacaatcgtactctttttaaaaacaatttagctTTATCGATGCGgtgctctcttgccatctctctaacacttgcctaatgatttttaagcaccattcacttttttaatatttttattacttgaaTAGGTCGAAGATTGTCTAGAACGATGCATCCCTTTTACGATCTCGTGACagtttttgaaggctttgtaccactcgtatgtttatgttttttataaaactgaatcacataagccttttccaacattcgcaacaaTTCAAGATTAAGGACAGTTCTGCcaacttagaaaaataaattttttgtcttAAGAGATTCTACCCTAAAGAAAACATTGTCTTTATAAGACGCGATCGTCGAGTCGAGTTTCTTGAAGTACGACCTTTTACCAAACATATTGGCGTACAAAGTATAAGTTTATTgttatgtatagtacatacatcAGTCTCAAGTACTCTATCAAATAATGTACTAATAATACTTAACTACATTTTTACTTATAGTTACCTGTATAAGAGCGTTTATATTTTACATTAGCATAATCTTTAGTAACATAAAACTTTAATGACCTCTATAGCTgaacttaaaaattactaagaaattgctatttttaaaaatacgaGCTATGACGATTCACCAAGCCATTAGCTTAATCCCcataaaaaaacagtaaaacatgttaacttcggttgcgccGAAACTATTACCGTGTTTATGCTTCATTTCTACTCGGtttataatacccttcaaaaaTACTAgaactttgatcggtcagtttgcatggcagctatatgctgtagggATCCGATCTCAATAGTTCCTTTGCCTTAGGCAATAATAATATGACATCCCGTCAAATGAAAaggctttccatacaagcgaTTTATTccgttcgttcagtttgtatggcggctatattctttagtggtccgatatcggctaTTCAGACAAAAGAATAGCTTCGTGGTGAGAATTGAGCACAATTTCAGATCggaatctcaaaaactgagacagACGAAGAGGCAGACGGACATGGTTAATTCGACTCATCTCGTCATGGTGATCATTTATATAggttttccgacttttccttctgggtgttagaaatatgataaatatataaatatatgaaggTATTTGAAGTTTGGAAACCGCAaccgaaaatataattaaatccGACGAATGATtaatgataaaaatttaaaaaaagtgagcATGGTCCCGCCCTCTAGGAAGTTTAAAGTATGTATTCTCTAAACCACTAAAggtacaataaccaaattcgcttAGAACAAATCATTTTAGAAACCCTACTGGCAgtgcgaaaataaaaaaaaaaaaatgatttaaaatcgCACCTTTTCCCCATATACCGGTATTTAAATACAGAaaacgcgataaatcaataaatatatgcTTTAAAGCCCCGAACTTTCTCCTGGAATGGATGGGCTTTATAGGCTCGGTGTCAAATTTGGATGATGGGTGTGTAAAACTATATCTAATATTCCTaagttacagtgtgaaaatggacaaGATCAGACAGAAGCCATTCTTCccataaaacacaattttaaatttcatctgattctttcatCTTTTTCATACCAATAAAGAACCCCAAAAAATAGGATTtccaattaaaatttacctttgaGGTGAGACACTTTGTTACCAAAAACTTTCCAAATCGGACGAAATttgtatcgaaaatatcggccaTTCTGTGAGATATATTTCAGAGATTCGGAGAGAAGTATTTTCTGATAATAGTATGGGTGTATGTAAACAATAGATTGCATCAGATAAATAATTCTTTTAGCACCGAAATACTTAACAGAAAGATTCAACAGGATCAGAGACACAATACCATatttctctgtataatatagaTTCTAAAAATCCCgtttcacaaaaaaatgttaataaaaaagaatgaaATCAGTTTAGTAGTTCCTTTGAGTCTTCCTCATGAGTATGATCCCGAGGAGAGTTTCTAAGATCCAAAGATAATTATTGGTATCGAACAAACCATATTTCTCGAAATTTCATCTAAGTGTTTACTTTATAGGTTTTAATGAAAACCATGTTCCGAATTTATAATTAAGAAGAATTCAATTGTTCATCTCTAGATCATCTCGAAACGTTAATCTCTAATAAACACAGAGTTgagtttttatatacatatgtattaaaactTCCCTTATTCGAAACTGGCATATTTCTAACAATTTATACTTTAAATTTGTCCAACCTCACGATAAAGCCAATTGAGTTCTaacgttcaactttattatgaaaattcacgttcgctaaaaaatttgtttcgcgCGTTTCACTTGACGCTTCTATTCGCAACactatcacccatcttgagaccctgcattcattattggatggTATTCGACAGACATAACAGACCACGACCACAGCACCCagtgaaaaaaattgaacagTCGGCCCGTTCGCAGTTACTTAGACTGACATAtggacttggcgcattttacatcgGGATCCCGACCTTTCCAAGTgacattgcttcgctctatgggcccctgaaaagttccaagaagatccgacgcgATGAAGCAACGGTTTGAtatggtttgtgagccggtggaatcttcggtacatatttcttcaaaaatgataccggtgGGAACGTAAAATTCAATGATGACTGTATGAATGTATGACTGAATGTCGTGGCGAAGTAACAGcgtatttgatgcctgaaattgaagctcgtgatctcggcgacatttggtttcaacaagatggtgcTAATttccacatatcgcatcaatcaatgactttattgagagagcacttcggtgagcaactaatttcacgttttgggccggtcgattgggtATCGTGTGATAACACACCGCTAGGCTTTTCTCTGTAAagcctaaagtctatgcggacagtCACTCGGATAATCAAGCTTTGTAACAAAATATCACCCATGTCATTCGAACGTTACCAATCGAAATGTTAGAACGAGTCCTCGAAAATTGAACCACCTGAGAAGTAGCTGTGGCCAGCACATtacataatcttcaaaaaataaatggcaaagaaTGTTCATTcgaattataatataataaacattctccattaaattttaagtttctgtgttttttctttaaaaaagtagagaacttCGAAATGGAACACCCGTTCAATAATTTCTCGAAATAAGAAATCGTAATaatcttgaaaaaatttaatttggcttTGTTCTACCAAACTGTTTTTCCATTGATAATACTATGTATTTTTCAGTTGAAATCTACAAAATTGGTCAAAGCTTACTTTGATCGTGTCATAGAGGTAAATAGTCATATCCATGCAGTGGTAGAAGATCGTTTCAATAAAGCGCTAGAAGAGGCCGCACGAGCTGATGAATTAATTGCAAGAACTCCTGACGCGGAATTGCCGGAACTCTTTAATCGCCTAAAATTGTTGGGTGTACCTTTTACCGTTAAGGAATCATGTGGACTTAAAGGTACTTTGTTAGCAACTAATAATAGATAACTTGAAAGTAATCGTGATAATTTTCAGATATGCCTTTTCGCGTTGGTAGTCGGCAGCGCGCTAACATAGTATGTCGTGCTAATGGTGAAACGGTGAACAATTTGGTAGCAGCTGGTGGCATACCAATACTGGTCTCCATAACACCAGAATATTGCTTCAGCATGGAAACAAATCCGGCAACACAAAAACGTTGCGTAAATCCACACGACAGTAGACGTACAGCAGGTGGATCTTCGGGTGGAGAAgtatgtaattgaaaaatacaGATACTTAGTAAATTTCCAATGTCCTTTTTTATACAGGGTGCTTTAAATGGGGCCGGCGCAAGCTTATTCGGTATTGGTTCTGATATTGGTGGTTCAATACGATATCCGAGTTTATTTTGTGGCGTCTTCGGTCACAAACCAACAGGTGGAATCACTTCAATTGAGGGACATTTTCCTAACTGTAAGGATAAGGATTGCCTTGAATATCTTCAGATGGGTCCAATAACACGATTTGGTCGTGATTTGAGTTTATTAATGGAAGTCATGGCTGGCAAGAATGCCAAGCTATTGGATCTGTCAACGCCGGTGGAAACCAAGGACATAAGGGTAGATATACATGTGtagctgcatacatacatatatagcacaaaaaaattaaaaaaggtttaGCAATAGATGCACAATAGGATCCttctcaaatatgtatataacgagTGACAAACGAAAGCTCAACGCGTTTAAAATTTATCTCAGCGTTTTTTTTAACAGCTTTTTGTTTTCGATTACAAGAGAGCAAGACCAAAAcatataagtttttatttttttaatcatttaaaGAATTACCAATTAtgtcttttttttctttacaacttTTATAGGTATTCTACGCATTTGGATTTAGTGGTCTCAACGGTCTTTTACATAGATCACCCACTAAAGATATAAAAGTTTCAATTATGTTagctgtaaaatttttaaaaacccgCGTCTTACATACTCAAAAAATCTCAATGAGCGCTTTCAAAAATTCACTGGAAATGTCGATCGGTGGTCTTGTTATGCTAAAGGATTTTCCGTACTTAATCAACTCTTCAAGCCCTCATAAAATACGCGAACATCTTGCCGAAATGAGTAAGGCCGTTTTGACCCAATCCGAATACTCAAATGAGGCTTTATACTTCGATGCATTACGTCGGGTCAATGGCTGCATGCGAACGGAAGCCATGTTGAGATACAAAGCTGAAGTTGAAGTGCTCAAATCGACGTTTGCCGTTagtcttttaataatttcaattattactTGCTACAACTAATCAATGTaatcattttctttttctttagcgcATGCTTGGTGACTATGGCGTTTTATTGTTTCCTACCTTCCCGGTGCCCGCTTTGCATACTGATTCCTCGCTTTTGGCTCTTTGGAATGTGGATTATGCTATGATCTTCAATATAATTGGCTTTCCAGCGACTCACATACCAATGGGACGTGACGGCGATGGTTTGCCAGTTGGATTTCAAGTAGTAGCCGCTCCCTATAGAGATAAGTTGTGTTTTCAAATTGCTCGTGAATTAGAAGCCGCCTTTGGTGGTTGGGTAATACCCACGCCACATGAAATTCAACCTTTGTAAAGCTCGAAATGAGTAATTCAGTTCGGTTTTATTACTCACAATTGCATTTTAGAATTGAACAACTCATTTTAATATAACActtttgcttttaataaaagttGTACTTAGTAATGAAAAACAGGAGTTTGAATTTGAGTCATAATTATATTGATTATGCCTTCaggttgtttattttatatatgttttttaagaTATTCCTCTGGGAGTGCCGGCAGCAATTAAGACAAATTTTTAAAGTGATTCTCTACGGTATTCAAATCAATTCAAATTTTCGTCGATGAGATCTCAGAATTCTCGAAAACGATTAATACTCATGAAACAAAGAGATTAATATCAATGCGATCTCTTCTTCGACAAAGTCAAAGTCGCTGTATGACTTATAGAACCTGAGTACATAAGAGTCTAAAAACAAAGACATTCAGGAATTCGCTTCTGTGACTAAGACGAGAGATATGTACAATGTAGACCAGATAAAGTCACTAGAGAGGAGGTGCAGTCAGCTTTTTCACGGGTGTGTCGAAGCTAAGTGAGAAGGTTGGAGAGGAAGTTTTCTATAAGGAGCACTCCATCAATCTAAGTTTTAGCGGATCAGTATAGTGGTTCTCAAGCAGAAGCCGCTGCCATCAATGTAGTAGTAAGTGCTCCGAAGTGCAACTTCTTTCAGGAAGATGAATATTCGCGCCCACAGCAAAGCGACAGAACTCACGTTGAGTTCGCTCAAAGTTGGGCAAGGAATGTCTGTCCACAATGGTCAAGCAAAGTCAGTTACTTCATTATCAGGCTCGTTTTTAGAGGAATTGCTGGAAAAGGTAAAGTCGATGAGCTCACACGAACGAGGAACCCTTGTCCCAATTATATCGGATTGAAAACTATCAGGGTCTATTTTCTTGCATTCTAACGTTCTGCGTTGGTCAACGAACAGCTTCTTTGTCCGAAATCTTGGCGCAATCGTAAAAGATTCTTAAGGTGATAATAAGATTTCTATCTTATGTGAAGTGGAAACATACagcactttctcctccattatCCAATTTTCACAAGACTAAAACCGGAACATCCCTGTAATCATACTTTCTGGGAACCAGGAATGATAGCCCAAActgatatatacataatataaatgactagctgagtcgatttcaatccctgtacggaaaacttttgaTTTTGACGAGATGTccccgaaatttggcatagatatTGTCCAAGTCAATGGTACAATTTCCGGAGAAATTGCTGCCAAACAAGCTTACCGAAAATGTCTAGTTTTTGTGTGGAATCTTTTTTATGTGTGAGGGGTATTATAACTTCTGTACGGCcgaagtaaacgttttttcaTTGGCACTACTTCATGGCTATACAGAGAGATGTTTACTCTAATCTCCATCATTCGAACCTTGAATAATCACTTCTTACTGCTTTCACTGCATTATGCTCTGGGTTTGCTCTCAGTTGTTATTCTGCAAATTTGTCCAATATATACTTCAACATCCGATATGCGACATCTGCCGGCAATAACCAGAGAGTATACTGAACTGTGTGGTggatttcaattcaattatgGTTAGTTGCTAAACCCACCACAAACTGACGCAACCAGTCACAATAGCCGCCGCACGGTGTATGCATTTTATGAGATTGATGATTAAATGAACAAGTCGATTTCTGGTTTGCTTTCATACGAATTCGAAGAACGCAAACGAGCGGACGTGTGTGTcggaaagaaatatataaacgaCGGAAGTCAATTTGTGCTTCGACAAAGaaacggaaaaaattaaaagagcaAATATAAGCTAACTATAATAAATAgaagcaaaagcaaataaaaattgccAATTTACATAAAAGTGCAAGTGTGTCGACTTAAATTCaagaatagcaaaaaaaaatatactacttagctaaataaaataaaagaaaaatctaaTAAGCAAAAGAAACAAATTGGTAAAACGAGTGCGAGAGAAAAATGTGACAAAAAGTAAGCGCGACTACAACGAATTTAAGCGAATTAACATAACATGTAAATGCGGAGCAAAGGGAACGAACAAGTGCCTTttacacaacaacagcaactaccaACACCAAACCCCG contains the following coding sequences:
- the LOC105233930 gene encoding fatty-acid amide hydrolase 2-B; this translates as MEFFLRLLQLIFKILYMIAYPLWCFFLPRKGPSTIPPIRDRLLTLSVGEVLELYKQRKLKSTKLVKAYFDRVIEVNSHIHAVVEDRFNKALEEAARADELIARTPDAELPELFNRLKLLGVPFTVKESCGLKDMPFRVGSRQRANIVCRANGETVNNLVAAGGIPILVSITPEYCFSMETNPATQKRCVNPHDSRRTAGGSSGGEGALNGAGASLFGIGSDIGGSIRYPSLFCGVFGHKPTGGITSIEGHFPNCKDKDCLEYLQMGPITRFGRDLSLLMEVMAGKNAKLLDLSTPVETKDIRVFYAFGFSGLNGLLHRSPTKDIKVSIMLAVKFLKTRVLHTQKISMSAFKNSLEMSIGGLVMLKDFPYLINSSSPHKIREHLAEMSKAVLTQSEYSNEALYFDALRRVNGCMRTEAMLRYKAEVEVLKSTFARMLGDYGVLLFPTFPVPALHTDSSLLALWNVDYAMIFNIIGFPATHIPMGRDGDGLPVGFQVVAAPYRDKLCFQIARELEAAFGGWVIPTPHEIQPL